A stretch of DNA from bacterium:
TTCTTTTCGAGCAGCGCGTCTATTTGCGCGACGAGCTGATGATCGGTGAAATGGCGCATGGTGATCGCGCCGAAATTGCACTCGGCACCGCACGCGCCGCAGCCCGCGCAGGCGGCTTCGATGACCTGCGGCACCTCGCCCTTCTCCCACTTGATCGCACCGTACGGGCAGACCGACGAGCAGCGCGTTCCGCAACGTTTGCAGAGTCCGGAATCAATCCGCGAGGTGATGGCTTCGATCTTCACCTTGCCGGCATTAAGAAGAATCTGAGCCTTGGCGGCGGCGGCTCCGGCCTGCGTCACGCTGTCTTTGATGTCTTTCGGCGATTCCACGCATCCCGCATAGAACACGCCCTTGGTGGGCGCGTCCACCGGTTTGAGCTTGGGATGAGCCTCGAGCATGAATCCGTCCGCCGAGGTGGACAGCGTCATCAGCTTGCGAACGACGGGAGCATCATCCTGCGGTTTCACGCCCACCGACAGAACGACCATGTCGAGTTCATACTCCTCCACCCTTCCGGTCATCGTGTTCTCGACGACCACCGTCAGGTTTTTCGTAGTGGGGCTGTTATGAATCTCGCCGGGGATGCCGCGAATGTATCGCACGCCTTCCTGTTTGGAACGTTGATACATGTCCTCGAAACCTTTGCCGAAGGCTCGAATGTCCATGTAGAAAACGTAGTTTTCGGTGTCGGGATAGTGATCGCGGAGCAGCAGCGTATCCTTGATCGTATTCATGCAGCAGATGTTCGAGCAATAGGGCGAGCCGTATTTCTTCGAGCGCGACCCCACGCACTGAATGAATCCGATGCGCTTGGGCCGCGTGCGATCGCTGGGCCGGATGAAGTGTCCTTCGGTGGGGCCGCCGGCGCAGATCAACCGCTCGAACTCCATACTGGTAATCACATTTTCGTACTTGCCGTAGCCGTACTCCTCGATTTCGGTGGGATCGTACACGCCCATTCCGGTGGCCACAACGATGGCACCGACGTCCAGAGTGACGAACTGGTCTTTCATATCGAAACTGATGCACTGCTTCTCGCAGACGTCGGAACACTTGCCGCAGACGATGGGATTATTGCCGAGGCACGTCTTCATGTCAATGAGATAGGCGGACGGCACGGCCTGCGGATACTGAATGTAGACGGCCTTGCGCGAGGAGAAACCTTGCTGATACTCATCGGGAACGACCGAGGGACAGACTCGGGCGCACTCGCCGCAGGCGTTGCAGAGGGTGGGATCTACATAGCGGGCTTTTTTACGAACGGTGACTTTGAAGTTACCGACGTATCCTGAGACGTCCACCACTTCGCTGTAGGTCATCAGATTGATGTTGGGATGTCGACCGACATCCATGGCCTTCGGCCCAAGAATTCATATGCTACAGTCCATGGTGGGATAGGTCTTGTCGAGCGCGGCCATGATCCCACCGATGGACGGATCTTTCTCCACCAGATAGACCTTATGACCTCCGTCGGCCAAGTCGAGGGCCGCCTGAATTCCGGCCACACCTCCGCCGACCACCAAAGCCGCGCGGGTCACGGGAACGGTCATCTCATCCTGCGGTTCGAGGAAGCGCGCGCGGGCGACGGCGCTCTTGACCAGATCCTTCGCCTTGTCCGTCGCACCCGGCCGGTCATTGGCGTGTACCCAACTGCAGTGCTCGCGGAGATTGGCCATCTCCATCAGATACGGATTCAAGCCCACGTCCCACACGCATCCGCGGAAAGTCGGCTCGTGCATGCGCGGCGAGCAGGACGCGACCACGACGCGGGTCAGCTTGTGATCGAATACGGCCTTTTTGATTTCGTTCTGTCCCGGATCGGCGCAGGTGTACTTGTTGCGGACGACGCATACGACGCCCGGCAGCTTGGCCGCGTACTCCGCGACGGCCGCCGTGTCCACCGCGCCCGCGATGTTCAGGCCGCAGTCGCAGACGAAGACTCCGATTCGCACATCTCCGAGGGACATGACATCCTCCTTCGGTTCACAAAAGGAAATTTCGCGGCCTTTACTCGAGGCAGGAAGCCGTGAATTCCCACAGATCTTGAATCTTGAGCGACTCGCCGATTGCACCGTCATCTCCACTCAGGGAACAAGTCAGGTGAATGAGACATTTCGGACAGGCGGTGAGAAGAACATCGCTACCGGTCGCAGTGGCTTCAGCGAGTCGCTGTTTCTGCATTTGTTTCGTTCCACCGTCGCAGCCGATCCAGGCGGTATTTCCGCAGCAAATGGCGCGCTGGCGGTTGTGCTCCATTTCACGCAGCTCGAACTGGGGAATCGCGCCCACGACTTTACGGGGCTCTTCATAGTGATTCGAATAGCGTCCGAGTCGGCAGGGATCTTGGTACGTGGCGCACCGTTTTGTCTCGCGGAACGGCAGCGCGCTGAGCTTGCCGGACAGGACGTCCGAAATGTGAAGCAGCTCGACGTTCCACTTGCCCACTACGCTCGGGTGATCATCGCGAAGAGTTGAAAAACACTCGGGACAAGTGAATACGACGCGCTTGACGCCGTTCGCTTGAATCTGTTCCTTGACCATTCCGGCCAGTGTCTCAAAGAGTTCCACCTCGCCCCGCAACAGGGCATCGTGACCGCAACAGCGCTCATTGGCAAGGACGAGCGGCTCGATACCGACTTTGTTCATGAGCTTCACGGCGGCGCGTAGTGAACCCAGCAGATGCTCGGCGTACGGCTCGCCGAAATAAGCGGCGAAATAGGGCGAGCAACCGGTGAAGAACAGTGTATCTCCGCCCTTTTGCTTGACCTTCAGATCTTTCGTCACCCAACCGAGACGATTTTGCTCGAGGCCGGGGCGCGTCATGAGCGACGTAATCTGCTCAAAGACTCCGCCATGCGTACAGGTTTGTTTGACGCCGAGCCCGCGCAACAGAGCACGCATAGAGCGATTGGCGGCGGAATAAGGAATCTCGGCCGGACAGACAAGCTCGCAGCGGCGGCAGGTCAAACAAGCCCAGACGGAAGTATCGGACGCCAGAGTGGACGCACTATTCGATATGGCAAAGGAGAGCGAACGGCGCGGGGAGAACGCGTGCGTCTTGGCAACCGGGCACACCGCGGTGCAGCGACCGCATTCGAGACATTCGTTGATACGATAGCGCTTAAGATCAATCTGGATTTGTGCCGTCTCCGCCATCAGCGTCCGTTCCTCTTGACGAGTGGGCTGGGACCGAGTGTGCGTATTGTTTCGACAAAATCGTTGATCACTTTCGCGAATCGCGGCCCCTCCGCCGCAGAAATCCATTCGAGCGCAATTCGATCCGGCTCGAGTCCGATCAGTTCCACGAGTGATTTCAGCTTTCCGTACTGCTCTTGAGCTTTGTAGTTGCCGAACATGTAGAGGCAATCTCCGAAGTGGCAACCGGAAACGATCACGCCGTCACTGCCTTCGACAAACGCTTTAAGAACGAACGAGGGATGCACGCGGCCGGAGCACATCACGCGCAGGAGCCGCACGTTGGGACTGTATTCCAAGCGGCTGACGCCGGCCGTGTCGGCTCCCGCGTAGGAACACCAATTACAGGCGAAGACCAGAACCTTCGGCTCGAATTCCTTCTCGGACTTCTTGACCGATGCCGCCTTAGACATGGTATTCCTCGAACAGAGTCTCGATCATGGAGGTGATCTGCGCATCGGTGAAATGGCAGGCGCGAATCGCCGTCGTGGGACACCACACCGCGCACGTCCCGCAGCCTTTGCACAGCGCTCGGTTGATCTGCGCCACCTGCCGGCCGGTTTCATCCACGGTCATCTGTAGCGCGTGGTACTCGCAAATCTCCACGCACTC
This window harbors:
- a CDS encoding hydrogenase iron-sulfur subunit codes for the protein MSLGDVRIGVFVCDCGLNIAGAVDTAAVAEYAAKLPGVVCVVRNKYTCADPGQNEIKKAVFDHKLTRVVVASCSPRMHEPTFRGCVWDVGLNPYLMEMANLREHCSWVHANDRPGATDKAKDLVKSAVARARFLEPQDEMTVPVTRAALVVGGGVAGIQAALDLADGGHKVYLVEKDPSIGGIMAALDKTYPTMDCSIUILGPKAMDVGRHPNINLMTYSEVVDVSGYVGNFKVTVRKKARYVDPTLCNACGECARVCPSVVPDEYQQGFSSRKAVYIQYPQAVPSAYLIDMKTCLGNNPIVCGKCSDVCEKQCISFDMKDQFVTLDVGAIVVATGMGVYDPTEIEEYGYGKYENVITSMEFERLICAGGPTEGHFIRPSDRTRPKRIGFIQCVGSRSKKYGSPYCSNICCMNTIKDTLLLRDHYPDTENYVFYMDIRAFGKGFEDMYQRSKQEGVRYIRGIPGEIHNSPTTKNLTVVVENTMTGRVEEYELDMVVLSVGVKPQDDAPVVRKLMTLSTSADGFMLEAHPKLKPVDAPTKGVFYAGCVESPKDIKDSVTQAGAAAAKAQILLNAGKVKIEAITSRIDSGLCKRCGTRCSSVCPYGAIKWEKGEVPQVIEAACAGCGACGAECNFGAITMRHFTDHQLVAQIDALLEKNAMDKLVTFACNWCSYAGGDFAGISRLQYPVHTRLIRTMCSARVSEEFVEHAFLRGAPMVLVSGCHFADCHYINANRATVRRVLRLWDRLEKLDIRPERLQLEWISAAEGQKFASVMRKLDVMRKQVTAEEVDYTMKVLEAQKLKGPEKKEAMVGLKPPRPLEKPELAPLPDSESWFQCMSCGHLYAQKFSPSAELTEWSCPLSECKSNSIRRLQPESKTVKAEAEAAA
- a CDS encoding (Fe-S)-binding protein — encoded protein: MAETAQIQIDLKRYRINECLECGRCTAVCPVAKTHAFSPRRSLSFAISNSASTLASDTSVWACLTCRRCELVCPAEIPYSAANRSMRALLRGLGVKQTCTHGGVFEQITSLMTRPGLEQNRLGWVTKDLKVKQKGGDTLFFTGCSPYFAAYFGEPYAEHLLGSLRAAVKLMNKVGIEPLVLANERCCGHDALLRGEVELFETLAGMVKEQIQANGVKRVVFTCPECFSTLRDDHPSVVGKWNVELLHISDVLSGKLSALPFRETKRCATYQDPCRLGRYSNHYEEPRKVVGAIPQFELREMEHNRQRAICCGNTAWIGCDGGTKQMQKQRLAEATATGSDVLLTACPKCLIHLTCSLSGDDGAIGESLKIQDLWEFTASCLE
- a CDS encoding hydrogenase iron-sulfur subunit, with translation MSKAASVKKSEKEFEPKVLVFACNWCSYAGADTAGVSRLEYSPNVRLLRVMCSGRVHPSFVLKAFVEGSDGVIVSGCHFGDCLYMFGNYKAQEQYGKLKSLVELIGLEPDRIALEWISAAEGPRFAKVINDFVETIRTLGPSPLVKRNGR